Within the Indicator indicator isolate 239-I01 chromosome 1, UM_Iind_1.1, whole genome shotgun sequence genome, the region CCCCCTGAGTGTGCAAAAGTACTTTTGTGCTTCAGTTGTATTGGTGAGGTGCATGCATACTGGCAGTGCTTTCTGTGCCACCTAGGTGTGAGTGTGGGATGCACAGGGCTGACTCAGCGCAAGTCTGTGGACATGCAGCACACCACAAAATCATTTAGACTGGTGAAATGTATTGTCCAAGGTAGATAACTGGACTCTAGACTATGATCCAGGTCCTTGTTTTCACTATAGACAAAAGTTCTAGCTAGAACAACATAGTCTGGCTAGGGAAATCTGGGTCTTGTCTTTCTATGAATGTTTTATCTTCTGATAACGAAAAGTGATGCTTTTGGCCTGGCTGTAGAAGCCTGCCCCCAGGCTTTGGGAAGCAGTCAGAGCCAAGCTTACTAGGCTTGGCTGGCAGACACATATGGCTGCTGGCAGACTTGGGAGTTCTCTGCTGAACAATGAAAGAGGTCTCTTTCTAAAGCTTATTATTAATAACAGTCTCTCCtgaaacttctttacttctGTCTTGCACTGAGTCCTGCTGTCTCTTTACTGTGCTGTTTGCACTGGCTCATGTACCTGCCCCACAACCTAGAACCTATTAAGTGtttgcttctctttccctgCGGCCtgttctcctgcctgctccacaTCTCCTCAGTACTGGCAGTACCTCTCTAGACAAAAGCCAGCCCCTAGCAAGTCTGAAACAGCTGATCTCTGAAGCCTGCTTGGAAAGCAGAGGTGGaagggatttttcttttatcttccaGTGATTCTGTGCTATCATAACTGCACGTTTTTTTGTCTCCCGTTCTCAAGAACAAACCTTGTTCTACACATGAAATCCAAAAAGCTAAGAAGGAATTGAAACAGGCATAAAAAGTTTTTTGGGGAGAAGTCAACATGAAATCTTCATATGAATGCCTCAAGTACCACAGATAGAGCATTGTTGTTGTATTTGGCAGCTTTGGGCTCAACATAGAAAGACATAGTTTCACTGCAGATTTTGAGGCTGTGCTAGCTCACCAACTGTGCTGGGAATATTGTCACTGAACCTGAGCTTCTCCGCAAACCACAGAGGTCCTGTGCTCTGTCCCCATCTGCCCCTCTCCCAAACTATGCCAAATGAGAACTGAAATTGCGTTTTTTTAGGAATTGCTCCCCTTTGAGTTCTATATCCTTGCTGTGTGGGCTGACATAAGCATAATAGATTGTGGTGTTGTGTTTGGTGTGTTCTTTCACTTTTAGTACCTCCCAAGACAAAGAAGCGTGAGCACCATCCTCAGAAATACCCACCATGGCTCCCGTGGCTGATctcactgctgctcctcttggTGTGCATTGCCCTGGCTATTGCTCTCCTTGGTGAGTATGTGCAAGCTGGTTATAGGAGAGAGGTCTGGGGGAAGTGCTGGGAGTAAAGGAGAGAAATCAGAGCCCAGAGTGCCATATCTTCTTACCGGGAGGGAGCTTTTACTCAGAAATGCTTTTGTCATGAGAAAAGACATAAGCACCAATATTTGGGCTCAGAAAACCTTAATGTTGAACACTGGAAAGATATGTTTAGGAGCAGACTATTTCCTGGCTGCTTAAACATTGGGGATTTAACAGTACAGTTGTGACATGACACAAACTTCTCTTGCAGGCCCAGCCAAACCACATATTTTGGCCAACTGGTATGTGGAAGCTAGGACAACCACAGCATTATGCTAGATGGGTCCTCTGTCTTAGAATAATGGGAAAAATTAGGTGAAATGGGGCTTTTGGAGGTCTCTAATCACCCTACTTGGAGCATGACTACCTTCACTTCAGGGTCGTTTGGACTTTCTGTAAGGTCTTGGAATTTTCTGCCCTGACTTTGTATATAAAATCTTAGAAtcgtaggggttggaagggacctccaagccactgccaaagcaggttcacttTGGACatgccacacaggaacatgtccaggtgggttttgaaagtctctagagaaagagacttCACAATGTCTCCAAGTAGCATGTTCCAGTTCTCCATTACgctcatagtaaagaagtttttcctcatgttgaagtggaatttTCTGTCTTGcaatttgtgcctgttgtccccggtcctatcacagggcaccactgaaatgagactggccccttcttgacatccacccttcagatgtttgtaaagattagtaagatcccctctcagccttctccaggctaaacagccccaggtctctcagcctttcctcataagaagGAAGTTctattcccttaatcatccttgtagccctctgttggactcttgcCAGTATTTCCCTGTACCTGTTGAACTTAGGAGCCcataactggacacaatactctacatgcggtctcactagggcagagtagagggggaggagaatctccctcaacctgctggccacactcagtGCACCTcagaataccattggccttcttggccacaagggaacattgttgtcccatggataGCTTATTGTCGatcaggactccaaggtccttctacATGGAGCTTATATATGTCTGCATACATCCTCCAAATCTTCATCTGTTTACTCTGGGCCTCTTCATTGTTCCCAGATGCTGTGTCCCCACCTTGCATGGCCTCtttggaacactgaaacaattctctaCCTCCAAACCACACAAAAAGAACTTTATTACATTCAGCAAATGGTGAAAAAGATGGAGATTAGAGCACAAGAGCACAAATCAGCTGAATCTGCACTTGAGCTCTCTAAGGTGATGGGACGCACTTTGTGatccagtggaaaaaaatacttttcacaGTGCTGGCATCTCCAGCATTAACTGCAAGGCATAGAGTTCTCACACCTTTCTAACATTAATTGCAGTATACTTGAATAATTCATAGTTTGTGGAGATTGTAATCACTgcttcattattttcttctaaCAATCATTCATGTAATGTTTGCAAAATTGCCAATAAAAATTATAGATTCTGGGAGGGGTTTTATGGATAAATTGCTGCTCTTGCTTTCATCATTAGTTCCCAAGTCCTTGAAGTTTGTATTGCTGAGTTCCCAGATGTGTCACTTTTCACAGGACTCTTAAATGCTTGAGGAGGTCCAGAGTGGGCTGTTAGAGTCTGATACTGTCTGGCCACATGTTTTAATCTTAAGAGCAAATGTACTTGATGTTATATAGGACTTTGATTTAGTGGAGTGATACAGGCACGTATATAAATGAAAACACAAGGATAAATTGCACTTGGCAGGGGGTAGCAGTTGCAACACCATACAAATGTGGCTGTCCTATCAGTCTCTGCAGTATGCTTGACATAAGACACTCAGTGTCCCCAGAGATCAAGAAGGAATACATGGGTTAAAGTCAGCTCAGGCCTACTGGTTTGTTCAGAGATGTTTTTGTTAGTCATTCAGGTTTTTACACAATTTTAAGCTAAGCCATATATACACTTGCCCAACACTAGTCTGTCTGACTTGGGAAGACACTGCCCTCTTTTTTGATCTTTAGTGGAATGAATGGTTATACAGCTGATCAAGTCATTCAGCTGACACAGCTGGTTCATTCATTCAACTGAATTAGAACACAGGCCTTTGTCTGGCCCCCTTTGTGCTGATTTAACGTCACCTTTCTTTGCAACAGGTGTGGTCAGTCACGCATTGCCCTCGCCCATCTCTTCTGAGCCTTCTTCCATTATAAGTATTCACTATTTGGGCACAGAAGCCACTATGATTCTTCTGCCCTCCTCACTAGTATTGATATTTCTAAATTAAATAGTTGATAAAAGCAGCCAGTCAGCTTCTAATCAATATCCCTGGGTATTTGAGTTAGTGGTAAGTCCTTTGGGTAGTGAATGTGGCTTGCTGACACCTGCCACTAGCACTGTATTATTCCACCTATAGTAGCCAGTAAGTCTTAGGAGTTCACATTCCACCTTGGTTTCGTCAGCTCTAGCTATATGTGGTTACCTTCACCAGGGCATCCTGTGGATGATGAAATAGGCCCATCCGATGTGTTACTCATCCAAACTACTGTGGATGTCCAGCTTAGGAAGAGAGAAACTGTGCCACTGAAGGACTGCTTTTTATTCATTGATTGTAAAGAGATCTAGTCAGGCAGCTTGGCTTCAGGTATTTACATGGTAAATGCCTGTGGTTGGGTGGAATCAATCCCATCTTTTCTGGCATGTACTCAGCGTGATGTCCTTCCAGTCATCCCTCTACTATGATGTGGAATAGTGTCTTTTTTCTGTCTAGGAGGACAGTCATACCACTTGTTTGGGACAGTTTTCTCAGAGCTGTGGACCAAGAATCCACTAACCCCACACCTTTAGCTCCACGGCACCCAAGGGGATCTGATGGCAGCTGCTTGGTGCTGTTGACAAACTATAGGCTGCATATGGCCACTAGGTGCTGTTTGCGTGGGTCACAGGCACCTCTAGCTTTGCTGTGCAGGCCATCCTGGTTGGATCTCATCAGTCAGTGGGCAAAGGAGTccttgcaggcagctgtgggatGCTGGGAGCATAAATGTTTGTTCCCTTCACTAAGAGGATGTCAGTTACCCCTTGGGAAATGgagaggcagctggaggagaggggaCGCTGAGGCGACGCTTGGAGGGGAAATATGAGCAAAGCCCAGAGACGGTGTATGAGGAACCAAGAGGAAGATCTCAttctgctgcctttcttctcccttcccagttGCTCCCTTCTGCCATAGCAGTGACcagcccacagctctgcagcagaaattCATGGAGTGGCAATGCATGTCAACAATGTCACAAAGCAAAGGTCAGTAGTGCTGGCAAGGGTACAGGAGGTCTTTAGGATGGGGACAGTGAATGCTGGGGTCTGCTCTGATAGCAAGTAACAGTGGGAGCAGACTCCTGAGGGGCAGACTCCAGAGGTGGGAAGGATTTCCTGCTAACAGCTTAGAGGGAGAAGAAGGCCATGTTAATGATGTCCTAgagggctgggtggctgtgagcaCTGACGAAATAACATCAGGTGGCACAGGAAAGGTTAAATTTCCCTCTAGTCAGGGAAAGAAGCAATATCTCCTGTTCCCTTGGGCTAAAGGCTTGAAGGAAAGTGTACAAAAAGAAGTCAAACTAAATCACCAAAGGAACTTTGTCAAGACCTGAGATCATGTTACAAGATCACAACTGATTTGTGTACTCAGAGCTCACTGGTCATACCCCAAAGCAATGGGAAGAAATCCCTCCACTGTTTTTTCAAGCACTTCCTTTGAGGGAAAGTGTTCTAAGGAGAACATGAGCACCATCCTTGCAATCAGCATCTCTCTTGTTACTAGCATTCGTCTCTTCCCACACAGAGCAAGGCTGGAAGTGCTGCCCGAAGGACTGGAAACTCTTTCAGAAAAGCTGCTATTACCTGTCCACTGATAAATTGTCCTGGGTTGAGAGTGAGCAGAACTGCACTGGGATGGGTTCCCACCTGGTGGTGAtcaacagcaaagcagagcaggtaTGTGCAGGGCTGAAAGACACAGCAGCCAGAGACACAGTGCCATGCCTTGGAGGTGACTGAGAGACCTTCCTTGTGCTGCAAGGGAGAAGACATGAGAAGaagggtggtggtgaatggagttaaatccaggtGGCAGAAGGTCACTACTGGtgttctccagggctcagtactggggccaatTCTCTTTATTATCTTTagcaatgacctggatgaggggattgaatgcaccctcaacaagtttgcagatgacattaaGTTGGGTtagagtgttgatctgcttgagagtaggaaggctctgcaaagggatctggacaggctggattgaaaAACTGAGGTCAGTAGTATGACGCTTAACAAAGTCAAGTgccagatcctgcacttgggtcacaaaaaccccatgcaatgctccaggcttgggacagTGGCCAGAAaattgcctggcagaaaagatCTGGGGGCACTGGTTGACAGttatctgaacatgagccagcagtgtgctcaggtggccaagaagaccaacagcatcctggcctgtatcaggaacagtatGGCCAGCAAGAGTAGGGAAGTGACAGTGCCCCTGTACtaagcactggtgaggccacaaacacctggaacactgttcagttttgagcccctcactacaagaaagatgttgagagtacagcaacaaagctggtgaagggtctagtgaacaagtcttatgaggagtgactgattatttagtctgtagaagaggaggctgagcagaggccTCACTGCTcactacaactacctaaaaggaggttgtagtgcggtgggggttagtctcttttccctagtaacaagtgatgggacaagagaaaatgccctcaagttgtaccaggggaggtttagattgtatattaggaaagatttgagtggtcaggcactggaatagattgcccagggaagtgataggagtcaccatccctgaaggtcttAAAAAAATGTATGAACAAGGCAcctaggacatggtttaatgtccgTGGTGGACTTAGGTCgacggttggactcaataatcttagaggtcttttccaaccgaaacaattctatgattctatgattctgcattACTTCAGTACCAGCTTCCCTCTGCCAACAGACCCACCCCACGTGGaactcctgctgcctccctctgcTTAGTCCTGCACCTCATGGACATTGCACTCTCTTTGATTTCCAGAATTTCCTCTCTAAGGAactacaaaaattaaaaaatggagAGAATTACTACATCGGTCTGAAAGCACGGGAGGTAGAACAGTGGCACTGGGTGGACCAGACTCCATTTAATGAGACAGCTGCGTGAGTATCCTTAAATGAAGAATCTTTGGTGTGGCCCCTGGTAGTGCAAGAAAGTACAGGAGGCGTAAGCACTTCTGTTGGTGCATGAGACTGGTGAGGCCTCTTGTGAGAGGTCAGTCATGGAGCAGGAGGGGGCTGTGAAGGACATGAGGTTCACAATATCCCATCCTTGTATCAGTTATTAACTGTCTACCCATGATGTGGCCATCAATGCTATAGGCACAGTAGAAGCT harbors:
- the CLEC4A gene encoding C-type lectin domain family 4 member A, with the protein product MASEITYAEVKFKNASPAAEVKVPPKTKKREHHPQKYPPWLPWLISLLLLLVCIALAIALLVAPFCHSSDQPTALQQKFMEWQCMSTMSQSKEQGWKCCPKDWKLFQKSCYYLSTDKLSWVESEQNCTGMGSHLVVINSKAEQNFLSKELQKLKNGENYYIGLKAREVEQWHWVDQTPFNETAAFWRKGEPNDMDDENCVVIHRFSNLPNNWNNVGCWNHHRICEAAAVTV